Part of the Nicotiana sylvestris chromosome 2, ASM39365v2, whole genome shotgun sequence genome, ACCCAGAAAAGGAAGTTAACATTACAGCAGATTGACCCAAAAAAAAAACAGTTTTCAAGTGCATGGTTAATTCGATCAAACACATAAAGGAATTTAACATTCCAGCAGATTGACAAAAAAACAATTTCAAGTGCAGGGACAATCCAACCAAATCCAGAAAAGCAAATGATAGTGCAAAATACTAGGATAGAAAGCAAATGGAAACAAGTATGTTTTTGCTGTTCGCTAAGACATCAAACTCGTATATGTAATATTTATTACAAACAATATACTGCCCGGCATCTCCTGAATGAGTCCATGAAGGAAATATTTTCTAATGGGAATCCCAGGTATGACTTGTACATTCACAAGGACAATAACATATACTATATAAATATGCATATTCCACCACCACCGATATATCTAGGGGAAGAAGGTAACTAATACAACAGAAGCTCACTCAAAAAgcagaagcaaaaaaaaaaaaagtatggTAAAACCCGACCaacacccccccccctccccccaaaaaaattaataaaaaatacaaggaataaaaagaaaaagacgaCTCTACACATTTTTCAAACAGTATTCTCGTTTTCCATCCGTTTCTCCATGCCAGCCTTTGAGAAACAAACAATTTTGATAACATCCCTTCAGGAATAAGTTAACCTGGATGAAAGAGGATGCTGTGTCCAATCTGAAACCACCAACTGACCTGCTGGCCGAGCCTGGAAAGATTCATAGCAAAGATACAGATTAAGAAGAAGTTTTAACTGCTATACGTTCCATTAGTTGGTTCAATCAAAGGCAAGGCTACTATTTTTACACCATGATACAGATCAATCAATCAACTGCTGCTCAATCCCAAATCAGTAGGTTGGCTGACCGAATCCTCTTATCCATTTTGCTCTTTCCAGGTCCAGTTCATTCTAACACTAAATATTTCACACCATAATACAGATGCCAAAAGAACAAAACTCTTAAAGGCAACAATTGTCAGCAGATAAGAAGTAATCATAAAAAGGGGAACAATAACATACCTCATGAACTGAAGTTGAATCCTCCTGATGGAAGAGGTAGATCACCCCCTCCAAAGTTGAATCCAGAATGTTGAGCATCAGCTGATGGAAGCTGCTCATCGTCCTCTTCCAACCAATAAGTTTCGAGGATCTTCACTGCCTTCTCATAGATTTCAGTGTTGTCATGGCTCTGGAGGTTTTCAATCTTCTCTAGACCTTCAGCCTCGTCGATCAATTGGGCATAAACATTCACGCCTTCTGTGTTACCTAGATCCTTATCAGCTTCCCCAATCTTCAGAATATTCTCAAGCCCTTCCAAGCAGACTGTGACTATTCTTGGGTCAGGACAAACCAGCAGATCGCACAATGGCTTTATACATCCTTGGCTCACCAAGAACCTAGAAAAAAATTTACATATGAGCTTGAAACTAGATATAAGGTTAATTGaacgaaactgaactttttaaaAGGAACTATACTTGATCTGATCGTGATTTCCACCGGATGTAGCATTTGAAATTGCCCAAGCAGCCTCTTTCTTTATCTCAAATTCAGCATTTTGTAGCAGATGGACAAGAGGGGCAATAATGCCAGCCTCAATCACAGCCTATTTCAATTAAAACCTCTTTAGGTATCATTATACATTACTGAATCACATTGAAAAAGTTCTCTTTCTCTCACTTATTTTCACTTATCTGTAAAGTGATTAAAGAAGCACATATATGTCCCAATACACCATACCTGAATTTGATTTCGACTACCAGCTGTAATGTTCGAGATTGTCCAGCAAGCTTCCTTTTTAATgctttttttgtaattttgtgTCAACAAGTTAAGAAGGCAAGGAAGAGCATGATGGTCAATTATAACCTAAAATTCAGAGTGAGTTCATCAGTGTCCCCAGAGAAAGAATCAAACTTTTAAATTAGGCAAGACATCCTTTGCtttaataaacaaaaaaaattgaatttttgttCATTTAATTTTCCACTTTCCACCACGTTTGAAAATGGAAGAGGCAGCAAATATGAGAGGTGAGCAGGCGCAGAACCCAAAGAGGGCATTGAACCTTCACAATGTGCAAATAAAATGATACCTCTTGCCTTACAATATACCTTTCAGAGCTTCCCCACCTTGGTAGGAGAATAAAAGGATTACAGGAGAAGTTTACTCAATTTTCGCTCTCCTTTTGTTTCAAAATCTAGAAACTCTCATCTCTACCCTATTTCCTCCTCCTACACGCTCAATTACAACAAATCACTTGAGTGAACAAATGAAGTTCCTGAGAGAGCAAAAAGGTTCAAAACAGAACGATGTGGTACAATACTACTCCTGTTGGCAGCGAAGCAGATGAGGCTTTATTCTAGCAATGATCATAACAGAAACACACCATAAAGCCCCTATCCAAGTAGGCAAATGTGAAAACTGAAGTACACGAATGAATTAGCAAAGATTTTAATTAGCAACCTCTCCTAAACATGGCACAAAAATGCCTGACAACTAAGTCATGCAGCCAATTGACTAGTCCAATATTAAATATCATCTTCTCTTTGATATTGAAACATAGTTGACTATCAAAATTATTCCAAATATTGAATTATCATGGATCAAAGCCAGATTCAATCATATTTTTTTGTCTACTGTGCAATAATTTACCCAAAAGAAAAAAACTAGACATCTGACATACTGATGGATTAGATTTTGAGAATTCATGTTTTCACAGAGACTCACTTAAGAACCAGAAAAGGAAAAACTACAAAATTTCAAACATGAAGAATTGGGAAAAGCAGAGAAATTTATATGTATTTCCCATGGGAGGATAATAATACCTGAGTTTGGATATCGTCTCCAGTGACAATATTACCAACAGTGCGCAGGGCAGGAATGAGAACAGATGGCGAAGAATGACTACACACAAAAAGAAGATGAAGACAATGCAGAGCATCAGAAGATATGATTTTGGCCCAACGAAAGCCCGAAACAAACCCCAAAAAAGTAAGATCTATGACTCACAGTAGCAGCTCAACAAGGCGGGGACACACTCCAGCTTCAATAACAGCCTGGATTTTGTCATTAGTTCCATCAGAAAGATATGATAGAGCCCAGCATGCATCTGTCAGGACTTCTTCATCATTTGAGTGGATAAGTCGAGCAAGAGTGGGGAGTGCCGCTTTTGTCTGAGCAATGAATTTCAAAAGGAACAACCTTTAATAATAAAAATctgaaaatattaaaacaaacttcttttcttttttgagtCCAACCTGCTCGAACTGCGGCTGAGGCTTGCCCCTACAAAAGTTTGACAATGTCCAGGTAGCATTTCTCAACATAGATAGCTTTGCATGCTCATTGAATTGTGCCAGCAATGGCGCTAAAGCTCCATGGCCAAGCACAAGGTCACGATACTTGGGTGAGTCACCAGCAATATTTCCCAAAGCCCAAACTgcctataaaaatgaaaacatcaaCATAAAAGAACTTCTAAGAAATAAATTGGCAAAGCTGGTGTTTCATTGACATAATATCATGACATTTATAAAAAGAAACATGAAACCCTAGCCCTCTTATATTTGAAAGTTTTTACCTGTTCACGGACATCATCGCTTGGTGAACTTAGAAGTCTGACGAAAATTGGAACAGAACCATAATCAATCACAACTTTAGTGTTTTCTGATGTACCAGATGCAATATTTGTAAGAGCCCATGCTGCCTCAAACTAGATCATAGGACACCAAAGAAGATGTAAACACTAGAAATGAAGATAAAcgacaaaaaaagaaaacaataaaTTCAGTACAAACCTGCAGTTGAGGATAGTCCTCTCTAGCAAGAAATTCAACAAAACGAGGGACTACTCCAGACTGTATCACTTCCTCTATAGGAGGATTGCGTTCTGCCAACACAACCATAACCGAAGGCAATACCAATTAAGCAACAGAGATACCAGGAGGAGAAACATTCTTTGTCAACGTGATCAAATAGAAATACagtcaaaaaataatataaagcaGCTGACCAATTGAAAGCAGTTTCCGGAACTGTGTAGTACATTCAAGTTGCATGCTGCTGTCATCTGACCATACCCCGGAAATCATATCAGGAAGATTCTCCAGCTGAAAGGTTATTAACCAATAAAATCAAATTAGATAACTTCGTTAGCAGAGCTGCATGACATTGGCTTTAGCTAAAAAAAATACACCTCCATCCCAATAAGAATGGCTGTATTTGAACCACGAGGATCAGCTCATCGGCTTTTCAGTGTAAATTTGATCAtcgatttcttcattttcttgaataAATATCCATACTTAAAAACTACTATAAATTATAGTACTTTATATATACTTGTAAAATCAAATGCTCCTTCTGTCCTATTTTATGTGGCACTCTTTCTGTTTTAGTTTGTCCCAAAAAAAATGGCACTTTTTCATGTTTAGAAACAATAAACTTTAAACTTcctattttatccttaatgatttatagccacggcttgttttagaccacaagtttcaCAGGTTTTTCTTTCTTAAAGAAATCAGATTacatcacataaattgggacggaaGGGGTAAATCTTTGACTCTCCAAATAGTGATATTTGTTCTGGAAGAGGGAGCTACAAAGAAGACTATATATTTATACTCCTCAAATTATCATAcctaataatttaaaataagtcAATTATCCCATCGCTGAGACtaattaacaaaaaataagaaGTTGCATTATATCAAAGGCATGAGTACTGAAACAGGAGTCAGTAATGATCGCACTTGAATTCAAATAAACAATTGAAAATCCGATATTAATACCCGAAGCTAAGAACTAAATGAAGCAAGTAATCAATAAAAAATAACAACCAAGCCGAGTAAGCTGGAAATAATAACACTTCATCATATTGATCCCAAATTGCAATTCAAATAAACAACTGACGAAATGTGAAGCTAAGTAAGGAATGAAGCAAGTAATTACTAATTTTTAAATATAAGTAGCCGAGTAAAGCTTGGAGTGGTAACACTTTGTGGGTACTGATCGCCCTTGAAATTCAAACTAATCAATTGAATCCGACATGAACAAATTAAGCTAAAAACTGAATGCTACAAATATTACCAAGAAAATTACAAGCAAATAATTAAGCTCGAAACAATGAATACCGAGTAATTATTAATCGCAGTTTCAATtcaaaattattaattaaaatacaAGTAAGACATTACACGTAGCGTAGTAAGCTCGAAGTAGTAACACTTCTTCGGTACTGATCGCACTTCAAATTCAAATAAACTATTGAATCCGATTTgaataaattaaactaaaaactgAATGctacaaacaattaacaaaagaaaatcacaagTAACTCAATTAAGCTAGAAACGATGAACACCG contains:
- the LOC104236794 gene encoding importin subunit alpha, whose product is MSLRPNSRTEARRSRYKVAVDAEEGRRRREDNMVEIRKNKREESLLKKRREGLLQAQQFSSTAAAVSQLDKKLENLPDMISGVWSDDSSMQLECTTQFRKLLSIERNPPIEEVIQSGVVPRFVEFLAREDYPQLQFEAAWALTNIASGTSENTKVVIDYGSVPIFVRLLSSPSDDVREQAVWALGNIAGDSPKYRDLVLGHGALAPLLAQFNEHAKLSMLRNATWTLSNFCRGKPQPQFEQTKAALPTLARLIHSNDEEVLTDACWALSYLSDGTNDKIQAVIEAGVCPRLVELLLHSSPSVLIPALRTVGNIVTGDDIQTQVIIDHHALPCLLNLLTQNYKKSIKKEACWTISNITAGSRNQIQAVIEAGIIAPLVHLLQNAEFEIKKEAAWAISNATSGGNHDQIKFLVSQGCIKPLCDLLVCPDPRIVTVCLEGLENILKIGEADKDLGNTEGVNVYAQLIDEAEGLEKIENLQSHDNTEIYEKAVKILETYWLEEDDEQLPSADAQHSGFNFGGGDLPLPSGGFNFSS